The genomic segment tttttgtatgttttgtccATGTTTCTATGTGTAAACAAAGAATAAAGAAGCGACTGTGAGAAATGCATTGGGGAAATCACATTTATTACAATAACAAAGAAAGGGGGtctttttgtgttgatttttaaaGCTAATAGTAGATTTTGGGCTTTGATTTTGTCAAATATATGGACTAAGAAAAGGcacaaaagcatttttaaaatcagaaaagTAGATGcttatccaaaaaaaagctaGGAAAGTGCCAATAGTGATATTGTGTGCATGATGTGCACaaaaaatctgtcattttttggcATGCCATTGAGGAGAGTTGCCTTTGTACCCAGTTTCAAGCAACTCATCAATCAAAGagataaaaacaggaaaaacatgtttttctatgACTTTTAACCCTATAAAAGTCCGACAAAATGGAACACTATTATCTCACtggctgccactgacggcaAATAAGTGCCTAGAAATCACAACCCCAAGCTGCCAACCTTCCTTGCtgaaacagattggacatttagTGTCATCAACGACTCTTAAACGTCAGCCAGACTTCCCAGTTTAAGGGAATATATATTAACACACCTGGTATCTGCATCTACAAACATCACATTTGCATTATATAGgtcatattttttcccaaatgatCTACTACATCATCTATAAACAttctaaatgtaaatattgtcgTTACCAAATCTATACGAActattttttcttccccaatgACCAAAACAATGCAGTTCCAAAAGCATCGATTCCCATAAGTGGGTCAAAATCCAGTTGTCAACTCAAATTGaagaccaaaaataaatatataaataaataaaaccgtAGTGGTCCAGGAGCAGGAGAGCTGGTTTGTGGACAAAATCCAGGGGATGATGTCACCCACGGATGGACAGATGGACGAATGTATGGACGCCCACCTCTCTAGGCTCTCATAGCCCTGTACAATGCTGCTTGAACATGAGCACACAAGGCAGCACCGTAAAGAGGCTAAAAGCGAAGAGCATGCGAAGATGAGGTAAGGAGGGGGGAGACAAATTCCGCCATTGAtgccttcttcttctccttcttgttgttgttgatgtccTCCAAGATGGACTCGACGGAAGAAAAAACAGATCCTTGGGATGCCGCTTGTGATGGAGGATGGGAGCTTGGCGCGCAATGATGGACCACAGATGGATGGAGGGATGCTGGGATGAGAGGATGGAGAGGTGGGATGCAATGGGGGAGGACCAGCCTCCATCAAATGGCTAAGACGATCGTCCGCCGGCGTCAAAATGGAGCCGGCGTCAACGTTGCGTATTTACGCGTGCCTTCGATTCCGATCGAAGGAGTCCGCTTGGTCCCTCACATGCGCGCGCACGTGCACGCACGCCCCCGCGATTGACAGAGACGCGCGTGCACGGCGACGAGAAAGGTGGCCGAGTCCAGCAGCGTGTTTTGGGCTGGTGGCTCGTGACGTCAACGCCCACCTCCAGCTATTTTTGAGCACGAAAGCGACATCTACAGGTCATCAATGGAAGGATGCAGGACAGAAAGcactttttggactttttgccCTAAGAAATTATtccaatttaaaactaaatgaataaataaaagggtACTCGTAGCAAAAACagaaatcaaaataatttaataaattatttctgCAAATTTGTTCCAACTCCAGTATGAGTACAATACATATGCATCCCGCCTCTGCACATACacccaaaatgtcaaaaaacaacTCTACAGTCCTCCCTAACTCAGatgaaatgttgttttgaaaataaaatcatgGCAGCACATTGAGTGCTAAAGCTATATTCAATATACATAATATTTTACCAAAATAGGCAGGTAGTATCTTCTGAGCAGCCATAACTATTTTTGCTTACCTtgtcatattaaaaaataaatcccaaaCTGGCTATGTGCTTTAATATTGTTTTGCCGATcattatattcattttgaaCACTATCAATTCTGATCAAGCtcacggggggtgccggagcctaccccagctgccttcgtactacaccctagactagtTTATTATTTAAGCTTCCCACTTCGTACACTCGGTTTGCAGTAAATCATCTTTATCAGGTAAAGTCGGTTGTTGTATGGTGATTTGCTTGGTGATAAAATTCATCAGCcagaaaaactatttaaaaaaacaaaaaaactattatttctATGCTGAAATGAGAGGAAAATTGGGACTGTTAACTTGTGAGGAGGCAGACTTTGTCGTTAGGAATGAGAGGCGGGCGCCTCTTCTTCATCTTTAAAGTACTATACTTTGTGACTATAAGATCTCCAGGTCCACATGGCGGACCTCTGGGTTACGTTGCTGTGGAAGAGGACAAGTGGTTAAAGAAATGGTTCTGATCATATGAGTTGTTACCACAGACCTACAGGTTCCACATACCTTGAGTTCCTTCTCCAAGCGGTCCACCTCAGCTCCCAGGGTGTCGATAATGTTCTCACCGTGTTTCAGCATAAAGTTCTCAAGCTCTTCTGGGGTCTTCACCTGCTGAATGTCCTGCATGGGCACCAAAAAGCATTAACACTCAGACCTGGACTTTCCATTTGCGTCGAGGAGACTCACGTTTAGGATTTGGTCAATGTCTTGCTTTTCCAGATAGGAGCGGGTCACCACCCGTCCATCAAAGTCGACTTCGGCTTTAAAGCGCACTTTGCTGAGTCCCATATCCGTGGCCTTCACGTCGTGGATGGCCCTGaacccaacaaaaaacaaaaaggttgACATGGTGAAGTTTTGTTTTAGTTATCTCTCTGCGGCTACCTAAGctgtatatgcgagaaatacggTACCTGACGGCGGGGTCATTCTCCAAGAACTCCGTAAGTTTCTGGACGCTCTCGGGCTGGATGGAGCGCCCCAGCAGCGCCTCTGTGTTGGTGTAGATGAGAAACGCCGACACGGTTCCAAGAAGCGTTCCTACTCCCAATGAGCCCAGACTGTCGTAGTACGGATTCCCTGGCATCAATAAAACGTGGAAATTCTCATCATTTAACGTCCATGGTGGAGTTAAACTCACATGACTGTAAGCTTACCTGTGAGGGAGGTGAGTCCCATGCAGCCGGCGGCCATGATCACCCCGAGCACTGCAGCGGTGTCCTCAAGTAGAACGACGTTGGTACTTGGATCTCGACTCTGCATGACTGCGCACGAGATACACTTTTGGTCATTATCGGTCTATACATTTGTGTCAAAGTgcctttttacttgaatgacaCCCACCATATTCGTAGAAGGAGAGTCCGTGGTTTTGGGCGCTTCTCTTGATCTCGTTGATGGCTACCAGGAGTGTGGCTGGAGgaatacaaaacaaataaataaacagccatttttaatgttgaatttaatttttatttttttggtgaatgTATTCAACTACGGTCTTGAGGCAAAAAttatttgaggatttttttcccctgatatATGAATTGGCTACAAGACAATCtccttaaaaatcttaaaataactTTATATTACATGGACCTACCTCCTTCAGACACCAGCGAACCAGCCAAAATGCAGTATGCCTGCCACAGAGAAAGCAGATTTTCAGCACATTCCCCAAATACAAATACGAACAGAGAGGGAGCCAAATTGAGAGGACAAACACCCATAGCAAAGACTCCATGGGCTCCGGGTGCAGAAGTCCCATGATTCCGTGGTACCAGGAGAGGCCGGCGCCCATCATAAAGATGCCTACGCCGCTGATGAGGGAGGCGATGTAGCGCATGTTGGAGAAGCCGTACCTGGAAGcgcaatttaattatttttgttttcgtgGTGGACCAAAGTGCATCGGGTGGTGCTTACGGATGGCCGGCGTCGGGGTTGCGAATGGACTGGCTGATGCCCAGAGCCAACAGGGCCTGATTGCAAGTGTCGGCTAGAGAGTGGATGGCCTCGGAGAACATGCTCGCCGAGCCCGTGTAGACCCATGCCAACAGCTTGAAGAAGAAGTTTAAGCCATTTCTGTGAACAAAgacagaatagtcaaatatcGTAGAAATGTGGAGGTCATTGACtctttataacattttttaaaagagtcCATGGGCATGATTTGTGTCTTTTGTTGTCTCTAGTGTATATAATGGTTTGTCCTGTGAGTCAGAGTTACATTGGGATGGTCTTAATAATCTTAATCGCCAAATTAAATCTTCcctaagccttttttttccacgCCCTAATCGAAGAGAGCATCTCGGGTTCATGTGACTAACTGCATGTGTCCTCTAACCCAATCATCTTAATGAAGTAGCCCAGCCCCTCATGTGAGGAGGCAACACTCTCATTTTCTTACTTGGGGGCTAAAGCATACAAAAACGTACgagtaacacaaaaaaacgtgaaaaactaCGACAATCCTTGACTCACATGCAAATGGCGACCATGACCACTTTTCCCGGACCTTGGAGAAATGTCGTCCTTTTGCCTGATCGAGGCTGTACGAGaagagaacattttaaaattaagttataatcaTTTTATACTTTGTCTTCCATGGCAACATTTCTAAATCCAGTTTTTCTAAACATATTTACCTTAGTGTTCCCCCAGAAATCTTTGTATTCTTTCAACAGCTGCTGACTACGGAAGATATCTGGAGGAGATAAAAAAACGACggaaaatcatttttatcatttatattaTCTAATTAAACCCACATTTGCATACGTTGCTAAATGAAAAGCAATTTCAATTTCTCAGCATCTCATTTTTCCAGATGTGCAActgagaaaatcattttttggctTAACTGGGAGTACTATAAACTGTAATATTTTCACACTCTTACTTTCTTGGTACTCTCTTTCCACTTCTTTGCGTAGTTTTCTCTCCCTCGCCAGGGCTTCTTGGCTCCCCCACACATCCAGAGCTCTAAAATACCAAAACAATACAGTAATGCAACATTAACgaccattttattttgaaaaataactccCGGGAAGTGGCACAACACTAACTTTGCCTCCACATCCGAACGCAGAAACACGGTGAATGCTTCAGTGTCATCGTGGGGGCTCCGCCTCCGGATCTTGCGAAGATGCTCCAAGTCGCTGTCGGGGGAAAAAGGCCACAAATGCTCGTGTGAGAAGAGGACGCTCCTCATTAGCGACTAATGGTAGCCATTCAGTCCTTCGTTAAGTCAGAAGGAATGCGAAGGGGGGAAGGGATGTGGAAGGCTACCTTGGTTTTAGACAGAACTCATTCATTGCTCGGACGGCTGTGATGAAGTTATTCTGAGTGTACTTGGCGCCGTATTCGCGCTTTTTCAGGACGGCTCGGACTGAGGGGAGAAAATTTGTTTAGACAGGGGTGAAGgacatggaaaaaataaaaatcttatgATTTTAAATTACCTTTCACTTGAATCTTCTCTGCTTTTGTCAAGCCTTTAATTGCAGAAGCTAAGAAAGAAGCACATAAAATGTAAAGAGACTCCATGTTTTCAGTAGTTTCAAACAATAAAAAGACATAAATAAGATATTTTCGAcaaagttttacatttcattgcaCTGcattgctactttttttttaggtgatgcTGTCATATTTGGGAACAACTTGTCACCTGTCATAGTTATGTTGGCTTTCACTTTTTCAGTTGTATTCGACGGAGATGAAGGAGGTCCATCTTTGCCGTCTGTGGAGTAGAATTGGACCGTGGCTGCTCCCAGCGAGGCAACGCGACAGTCCATGAATCTGAACACAGAGCTGGATTTGGCCCCTGTTCTCCAGCCTGCAAGATGTAAACATTAAACAGTAAATCGGGCAAAGCACAGAGTCAGTTTTAGGCGAGATCTCACCGAGGCACGGCTGGGGAAAGCTGGCTTGGTGCCGCCAGGAAAGCCTGCAGAAGACCTGCCACGGTCTGTGGGCCAGGCTCGGCAGCATCCCGGCGAACTGATGTAGTAACCCGACTAGCAGAAAATCAAATCCCGGTAAAAGATGCTACCTTCGCATGTCGATTTCAACTCATTCAAACAGCTCGACTCCGGAGGTGATGACACTCCGGGCATGACACCGTCAAGAAACTGATCGGAAACCAATAccacacaaataaaacaatagaTTCTGGCGATAAATTACTCGGATCTTGAGGTTGAcgatgaggtcaacaaaatgTTGGAATCGGTTAGGCTAACGATGCTAAAGCAGTAAAGCCGAATGACTTGTATTAAAAGTCGAAGAACGATCTGCAAGACGGCGCAGATATTTGCTAAACTCACAAACACTAAAATGTAAAAGGATCTTTGACAAATGTCATACCGATTTACGGTGAGGTAAGTCCGGCATAGTCGATACTGGTGCCCATTTTTGCTAATCTATGGACAAACAGCAAGGTAAGTGCTACAAACATGCCGGGCACGTGACCCGTGACACTCTATGACGTAACGGTAATCCTCTCGTGGAACGAGTTGTGGAATCCACAGATAGCACAAACAACACTAGATGCTATTACGACCTGTAAGCCAGAAGGACGGTCGTTATaattgtcggccattttgtgtcagtatCATTCGTAGATCATAACACTAGTCAATGGATCTTTTGATCAACTTTATGACGCTAACTTTTAGGCTTTGCCCTACGTATGCAATATTATAATGATATGGATCTGACgtttaaaactcatttttttgtatacactAGACTACAAATAAGATGTCTTAGAGGGGAAAAAGGCAAGGACAATGCataaaatgtatgaaaacatAATTCATATTTATTGATTCTTCATGACAGTACAGTACATGTGTGATCTGTAATTTATCCTAGGGAGATACCCCATTAGGTAGaagtttttggaaaaaaatggactgactGAGAATCAAACATACAATACGATTGAGGTCTTTGGACTTTCTATATTATCACTCCatcatttacttaaaaaaaaaaaaaagaattaatttgAATGACCCAATTACAGTACAATTTTAGAAAGCTACAACTCCTgaggcagaaaaaaaggaaaagctgTGCAGAACAAAGGTCACTTGAgtgaattaaattttaaaaaaaaggttatcaAGCAGGCCTGGTTGGCTGGTTTTCTATTAACGCATTGTGACGAGCTCCTCGGCGGAAGTGGGGTGAATGGCAATGGTCTTATCGAAGTCTGCCTTGGTAGCGCCGAGCTTGATAGCCACGGCGAAGCCCTGCAGTATCTCATCACAGCCTTGACCCTGCATGTGCAAACCTACAACCTTGGggtgaaaaacaataacaaataaataaatgaaactttgcaagaattaaaaaaaatgttgatctgTTGAAGACACCTACCTTTTCTTCCTCGCCAACGCAAACCAGCTTCATGAGGCAGAGAGTCTTCCGGGTTGTGATGGCATGATAAAGTGGCGTGAAGGTGGTCTGGTAGACCTTCACGTTTTCCTTGCCGCTGCTACTTATGGCTtcctctgtaaaaaaaaaaaaaaagtacaattgagGGTAACCAAGTTAAGGGTGTGATGCTTCCTAATGTACCTTCTGTCAGGCCCATTGTGCCAATGGGGGGATGGCTGAAGACTACGGTGGGAATGTTGGAGTAGTCCAACTTGGAGTCCTTTTTGCCCTCGAACAGTCTGTGTGCTAACTTCCGGGCAGCAGCGATAGCAACTGATGAGAAACCAAATGTCCAGTTAATCCAATGATAAAATTGAACTAATAAGTCCAATTTTACCAGGTGTAAGAAGAGCTCTTCCGCAAACATCTCCGACAGCGTAGATTCCTTGGCGACTGGCGTTTTGGTACTCATCCACCACAATGTGACCCTGTTTATCCGTGTCCACGCCCTGATAACACACACAGGTTAATGTTGTTAATGGACAATCCAGTACAAAGAGAAATTGGTTCTATCCAAACATTCCAATGCATCATTAGACCAGATTTTCCTGTTGAGCTAATGCGAGTGTTTGCAATCCACTGTGTGGAAATGTGGGTCAAATATTGAGGTCTAATTGAAGTAGAATGCCACAAGAATGTTAgcgttaattaaaaaaatagaatttgacCATGTAACAGATTGTAGAACAGGTTTGAGCATAAAATCTCCTATTTGGATCACATATACGTACCAACTGGCCGACATTTAAACCGTCGATGTTGGGCATCCTACCGATGGCCCACAGGACGCAGTCCACTTCCGAAATAGTGCGGCTGTCCTTCTCGCCTTTGGTGGCGATTGTCACCTCCAACCCTTTGTCCGTTTTACGCAGCGACGTCACCTGGgagttcttccacaaatccacGCCAGAGTTCTGCAGTTCTTTGGTGCAGTTGGTGCTTATAAAGCTATCAAAATTCCTCAAAACCTACAGAACAATTTAACATGAGTGAAGTAGCACATTGCTATCAATGGTCTAATTTGTATGGTATTTGAATTAGTAATTGTAGTATTGGACTTTCCATATGCATCTGTATATATTTTACCTCATTCTGTCGTATGATGAGGGATGTTTTCGAACCGAGGGTAGCGAGGATGCCCGCCATCTCCACCGCGATGTAACCAGCGCCCACCACCAAACTCCGTCTGTTGAccaaaatatattgtttatttccatGTAGGCTTAGTATCATTATTTTCAAGTAAGCGTAAATGTGTATGCTTACTTTGGAAGGGTTTCAAGTTCAAAAAAGCCATCGCTGGTGATGCCCAGGCTTGCTCCTGGATTGAGGAAATCAGATGATAACAATGGCGATGACTTCAACAAGTCACAACATAACACATCTAGACGTTTGTTGATTTAAATCAAATTCCCACCTGGAACCTCAGCATCGGACAGGACAAGTGGTTGCCCCCCAGTGGCGATGAGAATATGAGGCGCGGTGTACTTCTTGCCGTTGACCTCCAAAGTCGGCTGAGTATCGTTTGTGAACCTGGCGTGACCTTCAATTGTTGTGATGTTAGCCTGTCCAGGATGAAGTGTTTAAAGCATAGcgtcattattttttatgttttaagaaGTACAACTTAACACATGGTTGAAAATGTGACCCTACCTTATCGAGATTGTTGCGGTAAATGGTATTCAGGCGACTGATGTAGGCATCCCTTTTAGCTTTCAGTTTTCTGGAAACACATTCAATGACAGATTTACACGTTTTATATCACAAAATATGTTGAATAGTGAATACACAGATCAGGTACACAATATGATGGCTATCTTTGGCCATAACTGGTtttccaacaaaacaaaaacataaaaaaaaaatacaaataaatacttaCTCCCAACTGAAATGAACGTTCTTCACGTCAAATCCATAATCGGCGTGATCGTGGAGAAACTCTGCGTGGACTGCCGCGTTCCACATGACCTTGAAAAAAAGAGTGACGAGCGTTAAATTGAAGTcaactttttgacaaaatatggcAATTGTGCTGTTTTTACCTTCTTTGGGACACAGCCAACGTTGACCTGTAAAAATGAAAAGCACATATTCTTGGGTAAGTTTGACAATAGTAATTTCATACTGTACATACATAACATTTGTCCACTACAACCGGTATGTAGCAAAAAAAACGATTCTCGTAAAAGCGCAACATTTCCCTTTACGTAACTTCCCCTT from the Stigmatopora nigra isolate UIUO_SnigA chromosome 14, RoL_Snig_1.1, whole genome shotgun sequence genome contains:
- the gsr gene encoding glutathione reductase, mitochondrial isoform X1, which produces MAIITRLTSSQTSFLSIFSSSIARHFSSYGVNRRGMAAKAGEVTRFDFLVVGGGSGGLAGARRAAELGANAAVIESNRLGGTCVNVGCVPKKVMWNAAVHAEFLHDHADYGFDVKNVHFSWEKLKAKRDAYISRLNTIYRNNLDKANITTIEGHARFTNDTQPTLEVNGKKYTAPHILIATGGQPLVLSDAEVPGASLGITSDGFFELETLPKRSLVVGAGYIAVEMAGILATLGSKTSLIIRQNEVLRNFDSFISTNCTKELQNSGVDLWKNSQVTSLRKTDKGLEVTIATKGEKDSRTISEVDCVLWAIGRMPNIDGLNVGQLGVDTDKQGHIVVDEYQNASRQGIYAVGDVCGRALLTPVAIAAARKLAHRLFEGKKDSKLDYSNIPTVVFSHPPIGTMGLTEEEAISSSGKENVKVYQTTFTPLYHAITTRKTLCLMKLVCVGEEEKVVGLHMQGQGCDEILQGFAVAIKLGATKADFDKTIAIHPTSAEELVTMR
- the gsr gene encoding glutathione reductase, mitochondrial isoform X2, yielding MLFARMSRLLQTRSSSLTGHFSSYGVNRRGMAAKAGEVTRFDFLVVGGGSGGLAGARRAAELGANAAVIESNRLGGTCVNVGCVPKKVMWNAAVHAEFLHDHADYGFDVKNVHFSWEKLKAKRDAYISRLNTIYRNNLDKANITTIEGHARFTNDTQPTLEVNGKKYTAPHILIATGGQPLVLSDAEVPGASLGITSDGFFELETLPKRSLVVGAGYIAVEMAGILATLGSKTSLIIRQNEVLRNFDSFISTNCTKELQNSGVDLWKNSQVTSLRKTDKGLEVTIATKGEKDSRTISEVDCVLWAIGRMPNIDGLNVGQLGVDTDKQGHIVVDEYQNASRQGIYAVGDVCGRALLTPVAIAAARKLAHRLFEGKKDSKLDYSNIPTVVFSHPPIGTMGLTEEEAISSSGKENVKVYQTTFTPLYHAITTRKTLCLMKLVCVGEEEKVVGLHMQGQGCDEILQGFAVAIKLGATKADFDKTIAIHPTSAEELVTMR
- the slc30a9 gene encoding proton-coupled zinc antiporter SLC30A9, mitochondrial translates to MLPSLAHRPWQVFCRLSWRHQASFPQPCLGWRTGAKSSSVFRFMDCRVASLGAATVQFYSTDGKDGPPSSPSNTTEKVKANITMTASAIKGLTKAEKIQVKVRAVLKKREYGAKYTQNNFITAVRAMNEFCLKPSDLEHLRKIRRRSPHDDTEAFTVFLRSDVEAKALDVWGSQEALARERKLRKEVEREYQENIFRSQQLLKEYKDFWGNTKPRSGKRTTFLQGPGKVVMVAICINGLNFFFKLLAWVYTGSASMFSEAIHSLADTCNQALLALGISQSIRNPDAGHPYGFSNMRYIASLISGVGIFMMGAGLSWYHGIMGLLHPEPMESLLWAYCILAGSLVSEGATLLVAINEIKRSAQNHGLSFYEYVMQSRDPSTNVVLLEDTAAVLGVIMAAGCMGLTSLTGNPYYDSLGSLGVGTLLGTVSAFLIYTNTEALLGRSIQPESVQKLTEFLENDPAVRAIHDVKATDMGLSKVRFKAEVDFDGRVVTRSYLEKQDIDQILNDIQQVKTPEELENFMLKHGENIIDTLGAEVDRLEKELKQRNPEVRHVDLEIL